Proteins encoded together in one Musa acuminata AAA Group cultivar baxijiao chromosome BXJ3-6, Cavendish_Baxijiao_AAA, whole genome shotgun sequence window:
- the LOC103987961 gene encoding acetyl-coenzyme A synthetase, chloroplastic/glyoxysomal codes for MTTGEATTASPRRSFASSDHLRHVESMAQLPSGAGKISHLNAVILGETLASEENDLVFPSQDFSRQALVSSPEQYRKMYERSIQDPAGFWSEIASQFYWKEKWDPEVYNENIDVRKGTVKFEWFKGASTNISYNALDRNIEAGNGGKVAIYWEGNEPGDDEQLTYAELLEKVCQLANYLKHVGVRKGDAVVIYLPMLMELLISMLACARIGAVHSVVFAGFSAESLAQRIIDCKPKVVITCNAVRRGPKAIHLKDIVDSAINESVKSGVPVGLCLTFENQSAMKREDTKWQEGRDVWWQDVVPQFPTKCAVEWVDAEDPLFLLYTSGSTGKPKGVLHTTGGYMVYTATTFKYAFDHKPSDIYWCTADCGWITGHSYVTYGPLLNGATVVVFEGAPNYPNSGRCWDIVDKYKVTLFYTAPTLVRSLMREGDEYVTRYHRKSLRVLGSVGEPINPSAWRWFYNVVGDSRCPISDTWWQTETGGFMITPLPGAWPQKPGSATFPFFGVQPVIVDEKGNEIEGECSGYLCIKKSWPGAFRTLYGDHERYQTTYFKPFAGYYFTGDGCSRDKDGYFWLTGRVDDVINVSGHRIGTAEVESALVSHPHCAEAAVVGVEHEIKGQSIYAFVSLVEGVSYSEGIRKSLILAVRNQIGAFAAPDKIHWAPALPKTRSGKIMRRILRKIASGQLDELGDTSTLADPNVVDQLIALGEC; via the exons ATGACGACGGGTGAGGCCACGACGGCGTCTCCGCGGCGGAGTTTCGCGTCCTCGGACCACCTCCGGCACGTGGAGTCGATGGCCCAGCTGCCCTCCGGAGCTGGCAAGATCTCCCACCTCAACGCCGTCATCCTCGGCGAGACCCTCGCCTCCGAGGAGAACGATCTCGTCTTCCCCTCCCAGGACTTTTCTCGTCAGGCTCTCGTCTCCTCCCCCGAACAG TATCGAAAAATGTATGAGCGGTCGATTCAAGATCCTGCCGGATTCTGGTCTGAGATCGCTTCCCAGTTCTACTGGAAGGAGAAATGGGATCCGGAGGTCTACAACGAGAACATTGATGTGAGGAAGGGGACCGTTAAGTTTGAG TGGTTCAAAGGAGCCAGTACGAACATAAGCTACAATGCTTTGGATCGGAACATTGAGGCAGGGAATGGTGGAAAAGTTGCTATCTACTGGGAAGGCAACGAACCTGGTGACGATGAGCAGCTAACATATGCTGAGCTGTTGGAGAAGGTTTGCCAG CTTGCCAATTACTTGAAACATGTTGGCGTTCGCAAAGGAGACGCAGTGGTGATCTACCTCCCTATGCTGATGGAGTTGTTGATCTCAATGTTAGCGTGTGCCCGTATTGGTGCGGTCCACTCG GTTGTATTTGCGGGCTTCTCTGCTGAATCCCTTGCACAAAGGATCATTGACTGCAAACCCAAGGTTGTAATAACATGTAATGCTGTGAGGAGAGGCCCCAAAGCCATCCATCTCAAAGACATAGTTGACAGCGCTATCAATGAATCTGTCAAAAGTGGAGTCCCTGTAG GCCTGTGTTTGACTTTTGAAAACCAGTCAGCTATGAAGAGAGAAGATACGAAGTGGCAGGAGGGAAGAGATGTATGGTGGCAG GATGTAGTCCCACAATTTCCGACAAAGTGTGCTGTGGAATGGGTTGATGCAGAAGATCCACTATTTCTCCTGTACACAAGTGGTAGCACTGGAAAACCAAAG GGAGTTCTACATACAACTGGGGGATATATGGTATATACTGCAACAACATTTAAGTATGCATTCGACCATAAGCCATCAGATATATATTG GTGCACTGCCGATTGTGGCTGGATAACAGGACACAGCTATGTTACATATGGCCCTCTTTTGAATGGAGCTACTGTTGTGGTATTTGAAGGG GCCCCAAACTATCCCAACTCTGGACGATGTTGGGATATTGTTGATAAATACAAGGTGACATTATTTTACACAGCCCCAACGCTAGTGCGTTCCCTAATGCGTGAAGGTGATGAG TACGTCACTCGCTACCATCGAAAATCCCTGCGTGTTCTTGGTAGTGTAGGGGAGCCAATTAATCCTAGTGCATGGAG GTGGTTTTACAATGTTGTCGGGGATTCACGATGCCCTATATCAGATACCTGGTGGCAAACAGAAACTGGTGGCTTCATG ATTACACCTTTGCCTGGTGCTTGGCCTCAGAAGCCTGGTTCTGCTACCTTTCCTTTCTTTGGAGTTCAG CCAGTCATAGTTGATGAGAAAGGGAATGAGATAGAAGGTGAATGCAGTGGGTATCTTTGCATCAAGAAGTCATGGCCTGGTGCATTCCGTACACTTTATGGTGATCATGAGAGATATCAAACCACCTATTTTAAACCATTTGCTGGTTATTATTTTACTGGAGATGGATGCAGCAG GGACAAGGATGGCTACTTTTGGCTTACTGGAAGAGTTGATGATGTCATTAATGTGAG TGGACATCGTATTGGCACCGCCGAGGTAGAATCTGCCCTGGTCTCACATCCCCACTGTGCAGAGGCTGCCGTAGTTGGTGTTGAACATGAG ATCAAAGGACAGAGCATTTATGCTTTTGTCAGTCTAGTGGAGGGTGTTTCTTACAGTGAAGGAATCCGGAAAAGCCTCATTTTGGCAGTCAGAAACCAG ATCGGTGCATTTGCTGCCCCAGACAAAATTCACTGGGCACCCGCACTGCCAAAGACGAGGAGCGGAAAGATCATGAGAAGGATTCTACGGAAAATTGCATCCGGGCAGCTGGATGAGCTTGGAGATACCAGTACGCTTGCTGACCCCAACGTTGTGGACCAACTAATTGCACTCGGTGAATGCTAG
- the LOC135639950 gene encoding nascent polypeptide-associated complex subunit beta-like isoform X2: MNVEKLMKMAGAVRTGGKGSMRRKKKAVHKTTTTDDKRLQSTLKRIGVNVIPAIEEVNIFKDDLVIQFVNPKVQASIAANTWVVSGSPQTKKLQDVLPGIINQLGPDNLENLKRLAEHLQKHAPGTGAAAKQDNDNDDDDDVPELVPGETFEAAADENQAS, encoded by the exons ATGAATGTGGAGAAGCTTATGAAGATGGCTGGTGCTGTTCGCACTGGTGGAAAGGGCAGTATGCGCAG GAAGAAGAAGGCAGTTCACAAGACTACAACAACAGATGACAAAAGGCTGCAGAGCACACTGAAAAGAATAGGCGTTAATGTCATTCCTGCTATAGAAGAAGTGAATATTTTTAAGGATGATCTCGTTATTCAGTTCGTTAATCCGAAGG TCCAAGCTTCCATTGCAGCCAATACATGGGTTGTCAGTGGCTCTCCTCAGACAAAAA AACTTCAGGATGTGCTACCTGGGATCATTAACCAACTTG GCCCTGATAACTTAGAGAACCTGAAGAGGCTTGCAGAACACTTGCAGAAACATGCACCTGGCACTGGTGCCGCTGCCAAACAGgataatgataatgatgatgatgatgatgtcccAGAACTGGTGCCTGGGGAGACATTTGAAGCAGCTGCTGACGAAAATCAAGCTTCATAG
- the LOC103987963 gene encoding probable BOI-related E3 ubiquitin-protein ligase 2 gives MAVQAQHPSGFAFSPDFRNRGGSFVIEDFQMLQDQGNTVGLYGGHLGGINNATVFSDPQSELTCNASGKRKRPLEEPPMVMPQPIPDYDSNLASVLSPICYPDITASAAGCQQSRLLESAGTSTSGRTASPLTMNLVSQIFHHGVEIDSLIRLQNERLQSGVEEARKKYFKALLWGMEQRAAKRLREKEAELEKARRKNAELEERVRQLATEGEMWFAVARNNEIIAASLRADLEQILLRNAAAAQVKEGYGDTDDDAQSCRSVEATGRKSIAPAPAPTDEVRRWPRAACKSCAEGDVCVLLLPCKHLCLCKSCESKTHACPCCGTVKNACLQIFMP, from the exons ATGGCCGTGCAAGCGCAGCATCCCTCCGGTTTTGCTTTCTCCCCGGATTTCCGCAACCG GGGCGGAAGCTTTGTGATAGAAGATTTCCAGATGCTGCAGGACCAGGGTAATACGGTAGGGCTGTACGGCGGCCACCTCGGCGGCATTAACAATGCCACTGTGTTCAGCGATCCCCAGAGCGAGCTTACGTGCAACGCCTCCGGGAAGAGGAAGCGGCCGCTGGAGGAGCCGCCCATGGTGATGCCGCAACCTATCCCGGACTACGACAGCAACCTTGCCTCCGTCTTGTCCCCGATCTGCTACCCCGACATCACGGCATCGGCCGCCGGCTGTCAGCAGAGCCGCCTGCTCGAGTCCGCCGGTACCTCCACCAGCGGCCGGACCGCGTCCCCTCTTACCATGAACCTCGTCTCCCAGATCTTTCACCACGGCGTCGAGATCGACTCCCTCATCCGCCTTCAG AACGAGCGGCTGCAGAGTGGGGTGGAAGAGGCGCGGAAGAAGTATTTTAAGGCGCTGCTGTGGGGCATGGAGCAGCGTGCGGCAAAGAGGTTGAGGGAGAAGGAGGCGGAGCTCGAGAAAGCGCGGCGGAAGAACGCGGAGCTGGAGGAAAGGGTGCGGCAGTTGGCCACGGAGGGCGAGATGTGGTTCGCTGTGGCCAGAAACAACGAGATCATCGCCGCCAGCCTGCGGGCTGATCTCGAGCAGATCCTCCTCCGTAACGCTGCGGCCGCCCAGGTCAAGGAGGGCTACGGCGACACAGACGACGACGCCCAGTCCTGCCGCTCGGTCGAGGCGACGGGGCGGAAGTCTATCGCCCCCGCGCCGGCACCGACTGACGAGGTCCGCCGGTGGCCCCGGGCTGCATGCAAGTCGTGCGCCGAGGGCGACGTGTGCGTTCTGCTACTCCCCTGCAAGCACCTCTGCTTATGCAAGAGCTGCGAATCCAAAACACACGCATGCCCTTGCTGCGGCACCGTCAAGAACGCATGCCTTCAAATCTTTATGCCGTAG
- the LOC103987962 gene encoding glyceraldehyde-3-phosphate dehydrogenase A, chloroplastic, translating into MASATLTAANACLQASGKGFSDFSGLRSASCSIPLRKIHSSDDFLSTVAFRTAAVSSSGGYRKGAAEAKIKVAINGFGRIGRNFLRCWHGRKDSPLDVVAINDTGGIKQASHLLKYDSTLGIFEADVKPEGQSAISVDGKVIKVVSNRNPLDLPWGELGVDLVIEGTGVFVDREGAGKHIQAGAKKVLITAPGKGDIPTYVVGVNADTYNPDEPIISNASCTTNCLAPFVKVLDQKFGIIKGTMTTTHSYTGDQRLLDASHRDLRRARAAALNIVPTSTGAAKAVALVLPSLKGKLNGIALRVPTPNVSVVDLVVQVSRKTLAEEVNAAFRNAAEKELNGILSVCDEPLVSVDFRCSDVSSTVDSSLTMVMGDDMVKVIAWYDNEWGYSQRVVDLADIVANQWK; encoded by the exons ATGGCTTCGGCGACTCTCACGGCGGCCAATGCCTGTCTTCAG GCGAGCGGCAAGGGGTTCTCTGACTTCTCCGGACTGAGGAGTGCTTCCTGTTCCATTCCCTTGCGAAAGATCCACTCCTCTGATGACTTCCTCTCCACCGTCGCCTTTAGAACCGCCGCG GTGAGCAGCAGTGGCGGGTACCGAAAGGGCGCGGCGGAGGCGAAGATAAAGGTGGCGATCAATGGGTTCGGCCGCATCGGGCGCAACTTCCTGCGGTGCTGGCACGGGCGCAAGGACTCGCCCCTGGACGTGGTGGCGATCAACGACACCGGAGGCATCAAGCAGGCCTCCCACCTCCTCAAGTACGACTCCACCCTCGGCATCTTCGAGGCCGACGTCAAGCCCGAGGGCCAGTCCGCCATCTCCGTCGACGGCAAGGTCATCAAGGTCGTCTCCAACCGCAACCCCCTCGACCTTCCCTGGGG GGAGCTGGGCGTGGATTTGGTGATCGAGGGGACGGGGGTGTTCGTGGACAGAGAAGGAGCAGGGAAGCACATCCAGGCCGGCGCCAAGAAGGTGCTCATCACCGCCCCGGGCAAAGGCGACATCCCCACCTACGTGGTGGGCGTCAACGCCGATACGTACAACCCCGATGAGCCCATCATCAGCAACGCCTCCTGCACCACCAACTGCCTCGCCCCCTTCGTCAAGGTCCTCGACCAGAAGTTTG GAATCATCAAGGGAACGATGACCACCACCCACTCCTACACCGGCGACCAAAGGCTGCTCGACGCGAGCCACCGTGACCTGCGACGTGCGCGAGCTGCTGCCCTAAACATAGTCCCGACCTCCACAGGCGCCGCCAAGGCCGTGGCCCTCGTCCTCCCTTCCCTTAAGGGCAAGCTCAACGGGATCGCCCTCCGCGTCCCAACCCCAAATGTCTCGGTCGTTGACCTTGTCGTCCAAGTATCCAGGAAGACTCTGGCGGAGGAGGTCAACGCTGCTTTCCGGAACGCTGCAGAGAAGGAGCTGAACGGCATCCTCTCCGTCTGCGACGAGCCTCTCGTATCCGTGGACTTCCGCTGCTCCGACGTGTCGTCGACCGTTGATTCGTCACTGACCATGGTGATGGGCGATGACATGGTGAAAGTGATCGCATGGTATGACAACGAATGGGGCTACTCACAGAGGGTGGTCGACTTGGCTGACATCGTAGCCAACCAGTGGAAGTGA
- the LOC135639950 gene encoding nascent polypeptide-associated complex subunit beta-like isoform X1: MVGAPLMTILSCVWACCGKASFEFIAMNVEKLMKMAGAVRTGGKGSMRRKKKAVHKTTTTDDKRLQSTLKRIGVNVIPAIEEVNIFKDDLVIQFVNPKVQASIAANTWVVSGSPQTKKLQDVLPGIINQLGPDNLENLKRLAEHLQKHAPGTGAAAKQDNDNDDDDDVPELVPGETFEAAADENQAS; this comes from the exons ATGGTTGGTGCTCCTCTAATGACCATTCTATCTTGTGTATGGGCCTGTTGCGGTAAAGCGTCTTTCGAGTTTATTGCG ATGAATGTGGAGAAGCTTATGAAGATGGCTGGTGCTGTTCGCACTGGTGGAAAGGGCAGTATGCGCAG GAAGAAGAAGGCAGTTCACAAGACTACAACAACAGATGACAAAAGGCTGCAGAGCACACTGAAAAGAATAGGCGTTAATGTCATTCCTGCTATAGAAGAAGTGAATATTTTTAAGGATGATCTCGTTATTCAGTTCGTTAATCCGAAGG TCCAAGCTTCCATTGCAGCCAATACATGGGTTGTCAGTGGCTCTCCTCAGACAAAAA AACTTCAGGATGTGCTACCTGGGATCATTAACCAACTTG GCCCTGATAACTTAGAGAACCTGAAGAGGCTTGCAGAACACTTGCAGAAACATGCACCTGGCACTGGTGCCGCTGCCAAACAGgataatgataatgatgatgatgatgatgtcccAGAACTGGTGCCTGGGGAGACATTTGAAGCAGCTGCTGACGAAAATCAAGCTTCATAG